DNA from Mycobacterium bourgelatii:
CTGATCGGGACCGACGCCTTCCAGGAGGCTGACATCTCGGGCATCACCATGCCGATCACCAAGCACAACTTCCTCGTCCGCACCGGCGACGAGATTCCCCGGGTGATAGCCGAGGCGTTCCACATCGCGGCTTCCGGACGCCCGGGCGCGGTGCTCGTCGACATCCCCAAGGACGTGCTGCAGGGGCAGTGCACGTTCAGCTGGCCGCCGCGGATGGACCTGCCCGGCTACAAGCCGAACACCAAGCCGCACAATCGGCAGATCCGCGAGGCGGCGAAGCTGATCGCTGCCTCGCACAAGCCGGTGCTGTACGTCGGCGGTGGCGTGATCCGCGGTGAGGCAACCGCTGAGCTGCGGGAATTGGCCGAGCTGACCGGGATTCCGGTGGTCACCACGCTGATGGCCCGCGGTGCGTTCCCGGACAGCCACCGGCAGAACCTGGGCATGCCCGGCATGCACGGCACGGTGGCCGCGGTGGCGGCACTGCAACGCAGCGACCTACTGATCGCGCTGGGCACCCGCTTCGACGACCGGGTGACCGGCAAGTTGGACTCGTTCGCCCCGGAGGCCAAGGTCATCCACGCCGACATCGACCCGGCGGAGATCGGCAAGAACCGCCACGCCGACGTGCCGATCGTGGGCGACGTGAAGAACGTCATCGTCGAGCTCATCGAGATGCTGCGGCACTACGAAGTTCCCGGCAACCTCGAGATGACAGACTGGTGGTCGTACCTGGACGGGGTGCAGGAGACGTACCCGCTGAGCTACGGGCCGCAGAGCGACGGCAGCCTGAGCCCGGAGTACGTGATCGAGAAGCTGGGCGAGATCGCCGGTCCGGACGCCATCTACGTGGCCGGCGTGGGGCAGCACCAGATGTGGGCGGCGCAGTTCATCAAGTACGAGAAGCCGCGCACCTGGTTGAACTCCGGCGGCCTGGGGACCATGGGGTTCGCGATCCCGGCGGCCATGGGTGCCAAGATCGCGGTCCCGGAGACCGAGGTGTGGGCGATCGACGGCGACGGCTGCTTCCAGATGACCAACCAGGAGTTGGCCACCTGCGCGATCGAGGGCATCCCGATCAAGGTTGCGCTGATCAACAACGGCAACCTGGGCATGGTGCGCCAGTGGCAGAGCCTGTTCTACGAGGAGCGCTACTCCCAGACCGACCTCGCCACGCACTCACACCGCATCCCGGACTTCGTCAAGCTGTCCGAGGCGCTGGGTTGCGTCGGATTGCGTTGCGAGCGTGCGGAAGACGTCGTCGACGTGATCAACCAGGCCCGGGCGATCAACGATCGGCCGGTGGTGATCGACTTCATCGTCGGGGCCGACGCCCAGGTGTGGCCGATGGTGGCCGCCGGTACCAGCAACGACGAAATCCAGGCCGCCCGCGGCATTCGTCCGTTGTTCGACGACAACGGTGAAGGGCACGCGTAATGGCAAACGGATCGCCGAAGACGCACACCTTGTCGGTGCTGGTCGAAGACAAACCCGGTGTTCTGGCCCGGGTTGCGGCACTGTTCTCGCGGCGCGGTTACAACATCGAGTCATTGGCGGTGGGCGCCACCGAGCAAAAAGACTTGTCGCGCATGACGATCGTCGTCTCCGTCGAGGAGACCCCGCTCGAGCAGATCACCAAGCAGCTCAACAAGCTGATCAACGTGATCAAGATCGTCGAGCAGGACGAAGAGAACTCGGTGTCGCGGGAGTTGGCGTTGATCAAGGTGCGCGCCGATGCGGGCACCCGCAGTCAGGTCATTGAAGCGGTAAACTTGTTCCGCGCCAACGTGATTGACGTATCCCCAGAATCGTTGACCGTCGAGGCCACCGGCAACCGTGGCAAACTCGAAGCGCTGCTGCGAGTACTCGAGCCGTTCGGCATTCGCGAAATTGCCCAATCAGGAATGGTGTCGTTGTCGCGCGGTCCGCGCAACATCGCCGCCACCAAGTAGCTAAGGAGAAATTCAGCAGTGGCACTAGAGATGTTCTACGACGACGACGCAGACCTGTCGATCATTCAGGGTCGCAAGGTCGGCGTGATCGGTTACGGCAGCCAGGGGCACGCGCACTCGCTGAGCCTGCGCGACTCCGGTGTGCAGGTGCGCGTCGGGCTGAAGGAGGGCTCCAAGTCCCGGCCCAAGGTGGAGGAGCAGGGGCTCGACGTCGACACGCCGGCCAAGGTGGCCGAGTGGGCGGACGTGATCATGCTGCTGGCGCCCGACACCGCGCAGGCCGAGATCTTCGCGAATGACATTGAGCCCAACCTGAAAGACGGCGACGCGTTGTTCTTCGGCCACGGCCTCAACATCCACTTCAATCTGATCAAGCCGCCCGCCAATGTCACCATCGCGATGGTCGCGCCGAAGGGGCCCGGTCACCTGGTGCGGCGTCAGTTCGTCGACGGCAAGGGCGTGCCGTGCCTGATCGCGGTCGACCAGGACCCGACCGGTGAGGGTCAGGCGTTGGCGCTGTCCTACGCCAAGGCCATCGGTGGCACCCGGGCCGGTGTCATCAAGACCACCTTCAAAGACGAAACCGAGACCGACCTGTTCGGTGAGCAGGCCGTGTTGTGCGGTGGCACAGAGGAATTGGTGAAGGCCGGGTTCGACGTGATGGTCGAGGCGGGCTACCCGCCGGAGATGGCCTACTTCGAGGTGCTGCACGAGCTGAAGTTGATCGTCGACCTGATGTACGAGGGTGGCATCGCGCGGATGAACTACTCGGTGTCCGACACCGCGGAGTTCGGCGGCTACCTGTCGGGTCCGCGCGTCATCGACGCCGGCACCAAGGAGCGGATGCGGGAGATCCTGCGCGACATCCAGGACGGCACCTTCGTCAAGAAGCTCGTCGCCAATGTCGAGGGCGGTAACAAGCAACTCGAGCAGCTGCGCAAGGAGAACGCCGAGCACCCCATCGAGGTCACCGGCAAGAAGTTGCGTGACCTGATGAGCTGGGTGGACCGGCCGATCACCGAAACCGCCTGATTCTTACGGCCGCCACGGCGCCGGGCGTCACTCTGATGTGACGCTCGGCGCCGGGCGTCTCTTCAGGCCGGCCGTCACTCTGGCGTGACGCTCGGCGACGGCGGTCACTCTGGCGTGACGGTCGGCGCGCGTTAGCGCGCGGAAAGCCGGTCGGCGACTGAAACCACTCGCTGGGCCAGGTGGTCAAGCGCGTTGGCGGTCGCCTCGTCGAGGTCGTGGATGTTTTCCCGGTTGGCCACCAGGCTGACCCCGTAAGGGTTGCCGTCGACGAACTTCAGCGGATGGGTGTAGCCGGGGGGCACAATGATGCCGCCCCAGTGCATCAGCGACATGTAGAGGCTGACCAGGGTGGTCTCCTGGCCGCCGTGCGGGGATTCCGTCGACGTCCATGCCGCGTACACCTTGTCGGCCAACTTGCCTTGCGCCCATAACCCGCCGAGCGAGTCCATGAATGTCTGGAATTGCGATGTAGTGGAGGCGAATCGGGTCGGTGAGCCGAAAATCACGGCGTCCGCCCACACGACGTCGTCGCCGCTGGCCGCTGGAAGGTCTTTGGTCGCTTCGTAATTCGCCGTCCACGCGGGGTTCTGTGCGAACGCTGCCGGGTCACGCGTTTCGGCAATGTGGCGCACCCGGACCTCGGCGCCAGCGGCCTCGGCCGCCGCTGCGACGCGCTTGGCCATGGTGGTGCCATGGCCGGTGGCTGAGTAATAGATGATGGCGAGTTTCGTCATGGGCTAAGCGTAGGCAATTCCCTGATGCCGAACTCGCGCCGCAACATGGTGCGAGCCGCGAAAAGCCCGGCCATCCCGTGCACCCCGGCGCCGGGCGGGGTCGCGGACGAACACAGGTACACCTTGGGAATTGGTGTGCTCCAAGGGTTTAGCCGTGGCGTGGGGCCGCCAAGCGCGCGTACCAAGTTGGCTCCACCGACGGCGATGTCACCGCCGACGTAGTTGGCGTTATGGTCGGACATCCGCGCGGCGGGCACGCTGCGCGAACCCAGCACGATGTCGCGGAACCCGGGCGCGAACCGTTCGACGACGGCCGTCACGGTCTCTGTCGCATCGACGGTGGATCCAGCCGGCACATGCGCATACGTCCAGAACGGACGGCGACCGCCTTCGTCGATGCGCCCAGGATCGGTGACGTGGGGCGAGGAGCCGAGCACCATCGGGAACTGCGGGTGGCGCCCCGCCGCCACTTCGCTCTCGGCGTGCGCCATCTCCTCGCGGGTGCCGCCGAGGTGAAAGGTCGGCACGTCTTTCAGTCGAGGGTCGGACCACGGGATGTCGCCGCTGAGCACGAAGTCGACCTTGGACGCCGCGCCAGCCCCAAAACTGTAGCGGTGCAAGGCTTTTGCGTAGCGCGATGGAATCGTGTCACGGTACACGCGCAACAATGCGGTAGGCGCCGTGTCGAACAGTGCGACGCCGTCCGGCGGCTCCGTGACCTCCGCGCCGCTGATCACTTCGCCGCCGTGCGCACGCAGGTCGGCGATCAACGCATCCGTGATCTTCTGTGTACCGCCCACCGGAATGGGCCAGCCGACCGAGTGGGCGAGCGTCGCCAGCATCATCCCCGCTCCCGCCGACGCCAGGGAGGGCAGCGGTGTAATCGCATGCGCGGCAACGCCGGTGAACAACGCACGGGCATCATCACCGGACAAAGTCCCCCATGCCGGGCTGCCCTGGGCCAGCATTCGCAGTCCGAGCCGCGCGGAGGTTATCGGCGAACTGGGCACCGATCGCTTGTCGCCCAGCAGGAAGTCCACCACCGCATCGGAGTTCTTCACCAACGGGCCGAGCAGGTGTCGCCACGACGCGCCGTGGTCCAACTCGTCGCAAGTGCGCTTCAGATCGCGATAGGCGATCGCCGCGGGCCGGCCTGGTAGCGGGTTGGCATACGAGATCTCCGGAACGGCCAGCGTCACCCCGCGCGCGGCCAGATCGAACTCGGCGAAAAATGGGGACGCAAAGCCCAGCGGGTGAACTGCCGAGCAAATGTCGTGCAGCACACCGGGAAATTCGACGTCGGGCGCGCTGCGGGCACCGCCACCAAACGTCGGCTGAGCCTCGAGCACCTGCACTTTCAACCCCGCGCGGGCGCAGATCACGGCCGCAGCCAGCCCGTTGGGTCCGCTGCCCACCACGGTGACGTCCATCTATGAATTAGAGCTGATGACGTCGTGGTTGGGAATCCTGGGCAACTACGTCGGGTCCGGCTGGATGCACAACAGCTCATCGAGGCTGGCCGTCGCCAGACCGGCGGCGGCGGCGCGCCGGTTCAACTCGGCGAGGGGATCGGGGTCGTTGGCACGGATACCGCCGACGCGATCCAGTAGGGCGGTGTCGAACATGGCAGGTCCGTACGCCACCCGCTCGCGCAGCACGTAGCGACCCGCGCCGGGCGCTCGCCTCACCGTGTCCGCTGCCGCGCTCGCACCGCTCGGCGTGATCGTGTCGCCGCCGTTGATCGCCACCTGGAACACCTGTGGTTCGGCCTTGAGCACCGCGGTGAGGCGGGCGATCAGGTCTTCGGGTGCAAAGAACAGCCAGCCCTGTCCGAGGTGCAGCCAGAACCGTCCGTGGATCTGAGCGCGCAGATAGGTGAGATGGGTGCCCGGCCCGCTGTCGGGGCCGGCGTCGATGAACTCAAGAAACCCATAGCGCTCAAGAAGGTCGGCCCGATCTGCGGCTGACAGGCCGGCATCGACCACCAAGAAGCGTCCGACCCGCGACACGTCGGTGCAGCTGTTCAGGAATGAGTTCAGGGTCACATCGGTGTCGGCGCGATTCGGGCCGGCGACCAGGCTGACGGTGACCTCAGGATGGCGCGGACTGGCAAAGAGGCGCCGCGCCATGGCCTCCGGGTACCGGGAAGCGGCATTGATCATTGGCGGCCTACACAGGCTGAGGTTGGCCGCTATCCGTTGGCGGTCATCGTCGGGGATGTCAGGGCGGTCCAGAATCCGCCGCCAGAGCGCGAAAGCCTCGGCCTTCTCATTGATCCACGACGCGCACACCGCCTGCTCATCGAGCGAGCGCCAGTTGTAGACGTCGGCGGCGACGAGCATGTCATATTCCGGAAAGGGGACCTCGGCAGCGCGCTTGGCAAACATGTAGCCGGGCTGATAGCGCTGCTGCCTGCGATACCACCGCGCGATTTCATACAGCGGCTCGGCCCGGCTCGGCCGGTTCTCCCAAGCCAACAGGTACCTTTGCTGCACCTGTGCCCACGGCTCGCCGAGTTCCGCCATGGACGCCGCGACCCGCAACAGCGAGTAAAAGACCTCTTGATCCCAACCGCCCATCTCGGCGCGCCGCGCATACCACATCCGCGCGTTGGCGTAATCGCTCAAGCAGAAATAGCTCTGGGCGAGGTAGAAGACGGACCGAGAATCGCTGGGATTGCGTTCGACCTCGGCAAGCAGCAGATCGCGGTCGCTGGCGTGCTTGCGTTTCAGGTCGCTGTTGCGCGCGCCGAGTCGACGGGATTCGACGTAGTAGTCGCCGTCCAATCGGGCGTCACGGAAGCTCACGTCGTCCGCCACGTATTCATGCACAACGCCCACGTAGCGGATCGGCAGCCCGTCGCGGAATACCTGTGGGCGCCAAAAGGTGTTGGTGTACGAGTCTCGGCACCGCAGCCAGATGATGTCGCCGCTGAGCCCGGTGAAGTCGATCGTGCCGGTGATGGTGTCGTCGGCGTCCATGACCCAGATGTAGTCGCCGTGGCCCTGGGCAAGGGTCAGAGCCTCGGTCCGGTTGTGGCCGAAGTTGCGCCAGGGCCGTGCGTGCAGCTCTCCGGGGATGCCGAGCTGGGACATCCGGTTCCGGATGATCTCCTGGGTCCCGTCGGTGGAGCCGGTATCGACGATCACCCAACAGCTGATGTGCGGGGCGACCGCGTCAAGCGCTTCGGTGACGATGTGAGCCTCATTGCGCACGATCATGTTGAGGCAGATTGCAGGGCGATCTAGCATGGCGAGCTCTTAACTCTTGGGCTGTTGGTGTGTTGCGGCTCAGGCGTGGACCGACTGGCGAGTCGGCACCGTATTGACGCACAAGACCTCGTCGAGGCTGGCCGTCGCCAGACCGGCGGTGGTTGCCCGCCGACCCAGCTCGGCGAGGGGATCGCGGTCATTGGCACGGATACCGCCGACCCGGTCAAGCCTCGCGGTGTCGAACATTGCCGGGCCATACGCCACTTGACCACCCAGCACATAGCGTCCGGCGCCAGGCGCGCGGGACACTATGTCGTCTGTCGCGGTCGCACCGATCAGCTTGTCCGCGTCGGTGAAGTTGATCGCCACCTGGTACACGTTTTCCTCGGCCCCAAGCACGCTGGTCAGACGGGTGATCAAGTGCTCCTGGGCATAGAACTGCCAACCTTGTGCCAGGTGTAGCCAGAACCGTCCGTAGATGTGATCCCGAATCTGCGACAGCACGGCGCCGGTAGACGCTCCCACGGCGAGCGGGCAAAACTCCACAAATGGATACCGTTCGAGCAGTATCGCGCGATCGTCCGCACGCAGGCCGGCATCGACCACCAGGTAGCGCCCGATTTGCCGAACGTCGGTGCAGCAGTTCAGCAGTGAGTTCAGCGTCACCTCGACGGCGTCGCGATCTGGCCCTGCGACCACGCTGAGCACCACCTCGGCGTCGCGGCGACGGCCCGTCAGGTCCCGCGCCAGCTCACCGGGGTAAGCGGCGGCCGCTTCGAAGATCATGGGCGCACTGTTGTCGCAGTTGACGGTAATTCGTTCGCGATCTTCGGCGGGAATGTTGTCCTTGGCCAGGATTCGTCGCCACAGCGCCACCGCCTCGGCGTGCTTGTCGATCCATGAGGCGCAGACGGCGGCCTCGTCGAGCGCACCCCAGGTGTAGGTGTCCGCACTGACAAGCAACGTGTCCTCGGTGGGAAACGGAATCTCTGCGGCGTGCTTGGCGAACAGATAGCCGAGGTGATAGCGCTTGTCGAGTCGGTAGCGAAAGGCGATGGCGTACAACGGTTCCGCGCGGGTCGGCCGGAACTCCCAGGCCCTCACGTAGGCGTCCTGTACCTCCGGCCAGGGCGCACCCATCGACCACATCGACTCCGCGACGCGGTACATCGACTGGTAGACCTCCTCGGCCCACCCGCCCATCTCGACGCGGCGCTGGTACCACTTGCGGGCGTTCTCGAAATCGCCCAAGTCAAAGTAACTTTGCGCCAGGTAGTACACCGACCGTGCGTCCTCAGGATTGCGTTCCAGCTCAGCCAGCAGCAGGTCGCGGTCGCTCTCGTACTTCCGCTTCGGATCCCGATTGCGCGCTCCGAGTCGGCGAGAATCGATGTAATAGTCACCGTCGAGTCGGTCGTGGGTGAAATCAGAGTCGACGACGACGTACTCATGGACCACGCCTTCGTAGCGGACCGGCAACCCGTCGCGGAAGAGGTTTGGCCGCCAGTAGACGTCGAAACCTTCGCCATAACGGAGCTGGTAGAGATCCTCGCCCAACTGGCCGAAATCGAGGTTGCCCACGACCTTGTCGTCGGCGTCGAGGACCCAGATGTAGTCGCCGTGGCCCTGGGCGAGGGTCAATGCCTCGGACCGGTTGTGCCCGAAATTGCGCCACGGCCGCTCGTGGAGCTCCCCGGGTATGCCGAGGCGTGCCATGTGATCGCGGATGACGTCCTGGGTCCCGTCATCGGAGCCGGTATCCACGATCACCCACGCACTGATGTAGCGCGCGATGTGGCTGAGCGTTTCGCGGATGATCGCCGCTTCGTTGCGGACGATCATGTTGGCGCAAATCGCCGGGTTTACCAGGAAGGACACGGGCGGATATTACACAGCAAAGGCGGTTGTGGTAAGAGATTCGCGCAAGTAACTATTTGGTCGTGTAATTATTTGATGTGTCGCGAGTCGCCGCCGCCCTCGCGATCCCCGCGGGGTCGATGGCGGTGACCCGCTTCGCCCGGCTCCGCCGCGCTCGCGATCCCCGCGGGGTCGATGGCGGTGACCCGCTTCGCCCGGCTCCGCCGCGCTCGCGATCCCCGCGGGGCCGATGGCGGTGACCCGCTTCGCCCGGCTCCGCCGCGCTCGCGATCCCCGCGGGGCCGATGGCGGCGACCCGCTTCGCCCGGCTCCGCCGCGCTCGCGATCCCCGCGGGGTCGATGGCGGCGACCCGCTTCGCCCGGCTCCGCCGCGCTCGCGATCCCCGCGGGGTCGATGGCGGCGACCCGCTTCGCCCGGCTCCGCCGCGCTCGCGATCCCCGACTACGCTGTCCGCGTGAACCTGCCTGTTGTTTTGATCGCCGACAAACTTGCCGAATCAACCGTCGCTGCCCTGGGAGACCAGGTTGAGGTGCGCTGGGTAGATGGTCCGGACCGGGAAAAGCTGCTGGCCGCGGTGCCCGAAGCAGACGCACTCCTGGTGCGCTCCGCAACCACCGTTGACGCTGAGGTATTGGCCGCAGCCCCCAAGCTGAAGATCGTTGCCCGGGCCGGCGTCGGGCTGGACAACGTCGACGTCGACGCTGCCACCGCCCGCGGTGTGCTGGTGGTCAATGCCCCGACCTCCAACATCCACAGCGCCGCCGAACACGCGATCGCGTTGCTGCTGGCCGCTGCCCGACAGATCCCGGCCGCTGACGCGACCTTGCGCGAGCGCACCTGGAAGCGGTCGAAGTTCTCTGGCACCGAAATCTTCGGCAAGACCGTCGGCGTGGTCGGGCTGGGCCGGATCGGTCAGCTGGTCGCCCAGCGCATCGCGGCCTTCGGCGCCCACATCGTCGCCTACGACCCATACGTCTCGTCGGCCCGCGCCGCCCAACTGGGCATCGAACTGCTATCCCTGGACGAGCTTTTGGCTCAGGCCGACTTCATCTCGGTGCACCTGCCGAAGACCCCAGAAACGGCGGGCCTGATCGACAAGGAGGCGCTGGCCAAGACCAAGCCCGGCGTCATCATCGTCAACGCCGCCCGAGGCGGCCTGGTGGACGAGGCGGCCCTCGCCGAAGCCATCAACAGCGGTCACGTGCGTGGCGCGGGTCTCGACGTGTTCGCAACCGAACCCTGCACCGACAGCCCCCTGTTCGACCTGCCGCAGGTAGTGGTCACGCCGCACCTCGGCGCGTCCACCGGTGAGGCTCAGGATCGCGCCGGCACCGACGTCGCCGAAAGCGTGCGGCTGGCACTTGCCGGCGAGTTCGTTCCCAACGCCGTCAACGTCGGCGGTGGAGCGGTCAGCGAGGAGGTGGCGCCCTGGCTGGATCTGGTGCGCAAGCTCGGCGTGCTGGTGGCCGCGCTGGCCGACGAACTGCCCGTGTCGTTGACGGTTCAGGTGCGTGGTGAGCTGGCCGCCGAGGAGGTCGAGGTACTCAAGCTGTCGGCGTTACGCGGGCTCTTCTCGGCGGTGATCGAGGACCCGGTGACGTTCGTCAATGCGCCGGCACTGGCCGCCGAACGTGGAGTCACCGCCGAGATCACCAAGGCCAGCGAGAGCCCCAACCACCGCAGCGTGGTCGATGTGCGTGGCGTTGCCGCCGACGGCTCGGTCGTCAACGTCGCCGGCACGCTGTCCGGTCCGCAGTTGGTCGAGAAGATCGTGCAGATCAACGGCCGCAACTTCGACCTGCGTGCGCAGGGGACGAACCTGGTGATCAACTACGCCGACCAACCCGGTGCCCTGGGCAAGATCGGTACCTTGCTGGGTTCGGCGGGGGTGAACATCCAGGCCGCGCAGCTGTCCGAGGACACCGAAGGGGACAACGCCACGATCCTGCTGCGGCTGGACCAGGATGTGCCCGAAAGCGTGCGGTCGGAGATCGCGACGGCCGTCGGCGCCAACAAGCTCGAAGTGGTTGACCTGTCGTGACGCGGACTGGCGACGACGCAACGCGCAGCATTGACGAGGAGCGAATCCGATGAAGTTGGCGGTTATTGCCGGCGACGGCATCGGCCCCGAGGTCATAGCCGAGGCGATCAAGGTCCTCGACGCCGTGCGGCCGGGCGTGGAAAAGACCGAATATGACCTGGGCGCCCGGCGGTTCCACGCGACCGGCGAAGTGCTTCCGGAGTCGGTGGTTCCCGAGCTGCGGGAGCACGACGCCATCCTGCTCGGGGCGATCGGCGACCCGTCGGTCCCCAGCGGTGTGCTGGAGCGCGGTCTGTTGCTGCGCATGCGGTTCGAGTTGGACCACCACGTCAACCTGCGACCGTCCCGTCTGTACCCGGGGGTGAGCAGCCCGCTGGCCGGCAACCCGGACATCGACTTCGTGGTGGTGCGTGAGGGAACCGAGGGCCCCTACACGGGCAACGGAGGCGCCATTCGCGTCGGCACCCCCAACGAGGTCGCCACCGAGGTCAGCGTCAACACCGCCTTCGGGGTGCGTCGCGTCGTGGTCGACGCGTTCGAACGGGCCCAGCGGCGTCGCAAGCACCTCACGCTGGTGCATAAGACCAACGTGCTGACGTTCGCCGGGAGCTTGTGGCTGCGGACCGTTCAGGAGGTCGGCGCGCAGTACCCCGACGTCGAGGTGGCCTACCAGCACGTCGACGCGGCCACCATCTACCTGGTCACCGATCCGGGACG
Protein-coding regions in this window:
- a CDS encoding 3-isopropylmalate dehydrogenase, whose amino-acid sequence is MKLAVIAGDGIGPEVIAEAIKVLDAVRPGVEKTEYDLGARRFHATGEVLPESVVPELREHDAILLGAIGDPSVPSGVLERGLLLRMRFELDHHVNLRPSRLYPGVSSPLAGNPDIDFVVVREGTEGPYTGNGGAIRVGTPNEVATEVSVNTAFGVRRVVVDAFERAQRRRKHLTLVHKTNVLTFAGSLWLRTVQEVGAQYPDVEVAYQHVDAATIYLVTDPGRFDVIVTDNLFGDIITDLAAAVCGGIGLAASGNIDATRTNPSMFEPVHGSAPDIAGQGIADPTAAVMSVALLLAHLGDHDAAARVDKAVETYLASRGDQRLSTTEVGERIRASL
- a CDS encoding acetolactate synthase large subunit; the encoded protein is MSAPTKPPAPTSTPARPKSANGAKPPAAQTKRVAPQQLTGAQAVIRSLEELDVDVIFGIPGGAVLPVYDPLFDSQKLRHVLVRHEQGAGHAASGYAHATGRVGVCMATSGPGATNLVTPLADAQMDSIPVVAITGQVGRTLIGTDAFQEADISGITMPITKHNFLVRTGDEIPRVIAEAFHIAASGRPGAVLVDIPKDVLQGQCTFSWPPRMDLPGYKPNTKPHNRQIREAAKLIAASHKPVLYVGGGVIRGEATAELRELAELTGIPVVTTLMARGAFPDSHRQNLGMPGMHGTVAAVAALQRSDLLIALGTRFDDRVTGKLDSFAPEAKVIHADIDPAEIGKNRHADVPIVGDVKNVIVELIEMLRHYEVPGNLEMTDWWSYLDGVQETYPLSYGPQSDGSLSPEYVIEKLGEIAGPDAIYVAGVGQHQMWAAQFIKYEKPRTWLNSGGLGTMGFAIPAAMGAKIAVPETEVWAIDGDGCFQMTNQELATCAIEGIPIKVALINNGNLGMVRQWQSLFYEERYSQTDLATHSHRIPDFVKLSEALGCVGLRCERAEDVVDVINQARAINDRPVVIDFIVGADAQVWPMVAAGTSNDEIQAARGIRPLFDDNGEGHA
- the serA gene encoding phosphoglycerate dehydrogenase, yielding MNLPVVLIADKLAESTVAALGDQVEVRWVDGPDREKLLAAVPEADALLVRSATTVDAEVLAAAPKLKIVARAGVGLDNVDVDAATARGVLVVNAPTSNIHSAAEHAIALLLAAARQIPAADATLRERTWKRSKFSGTEIFGKTVGVVGLGRIGQLVAQRIAAFGAHIVAYDPYVSSARAAQLGIELLSLDELLAQADFISVHLPKTPETAGLIDKEALAKTKPGVIIVNAARGGLVDEAALAEAINSGHVRGAGLDVFATEPCTDSPLFDLPQVVVTPHLGASTGEAQDRAGTDVAESVRLALAGEFVPNAVNVGGGAVSEEVAPWLDLVRKLGVLVAALADELPVSLTVQVRGELAAEEVEVLKLSALRGLFSAVIEDPVTFVNAPALAAERGVTAEITKASESPNHRSVVDVRGVAADGSVVNVAGTLSGPQLVEKIVQINGRNFDLRAQGTNLVINYADQPGALGKIGTLLGSAGVNIQAAQLSEDTEGDNATILLRLDQDVPESVRSEIATAVGANKLEVVDLS
- the wrbA gene encoding NAD(P)H:quinone oxidoreductase; this translates as MTKLAIIYYSATGHGTTMAKRVAAAAEAAGAEVRVRHIAETRDPAAFAQNPAWTANYEATKDLPAASGDDVVWADAVIFGSPTRFASTTSQFQTFMDSLGGLWAQGKLADKVYAAWTSTESPHGGQETTLVSLYMSLMHWGGIIVPPGYTHPLKFVDGNPYGVSLVANRENIHDLDEATANALDHLAQRVVSVADRLSAR
- a CDS encoding glycosyltransferase, with amino-acid sequence MIVRNEAHIVTEALDAVAPHISCWVIVDTGSTDGTQEIIRNRMSQLGIPGELHARPWRNFGHNRTEALTLAQGHGDYIWVMDADDTITGTIDFTGLSGDIIWLRCRDSYTNTFWRPQVFRDGLPIRYVGVVHEYVADDVSFRDARLDGDYYVESRRLGARNSDLKRKHASDRDLLLAEVERNPSDSRSVFYLAQSYFCLSDYANARMWYARRAEMGGWDQEVFYSLLRVAASMAELGEPWAQVQQRYLLAWENRPSRAEPLYEIARWYRRQQRYQPGYMFAKRAAEVPFPEYDMLVAADVYNWRSLDEQAVCASWINEKAEAFALWRRILDRPDIPDDDRQRIAANLSLCRPPMINAASRYPEAMARRLFASPRHPEVTVSLVAGPNRADTDVTLNSFLNSCTDVSRVGRFLVVDAGLSAADRADLLERYGFLEFIDAGPDSGPGTHLTYLRAQIHGRFWLHLGQGWLFFAPEDLIARLTAVLKAEPQVFQVAINGGDTITPSGASAAADTVRRAPGAGRYVLRERVAYGPAMFDTALLDRVGGIRANDPDPLAELNRRAAAAGLATASLDELLCIQPDPT
- a CDS encoding glycosyltransferase, giving the protein MSFLVNPAICANMIVRNEAAIIRETLSHIARYISAWVIVDTGSDDGTQDVIRDHMARLGIPGELHERPWRNFGHNRSEALTLAQGHGDYIWVLDADDKVVGNLDFGQLGEDLYQLRYGEGFDVYWRPNLFRDGLPVRYEGVVHEYVVVDSDFTHDRLDGDYYIDSRRLGARNRDPKRKYESDRDLLLAELERNPEDARSVYYLAQSYFDLGDFENARKWYQRRVEMGGWAEEVYQSMYRVAESMWSMGAPWPEVQDAYVRAWEFRPTRAEPLYAIAFRYRLDKRYHLGYLFAKHAAEIPFPTEDTLLVSADTYTWGALDEAAVCASWIDKHAEAVALWRRILAKDNIPAEDRERITVNCDNSAPMIFEAAAAYPGELARDLTGRRRDAEVVLSVVAGPDRDAVEVTLNSLLNCCTDVRQIGRYLVVDAGLRADDRAILLERYPFVEFCPLAVGASTGAVLSQIRDHIYGRFWLHLAQGWQFYAQEHLITRLTSVLGAEENVYQVAINFTDADKLIGATATDDIVSRAPGAGRYVLGGQVAYGPAMFDTARLDRVGGIRANDRDPLAELGRRATTAGLATASLDEVLCVNTVPTRQSVHA
- a CDS encoding phytoene desaturase family protein; protein product: MDVTVVGSGPNGLAAAVICARAGLKVQVLEAQPTFGGGARSAPDVEFPGVLHDICSAVHPLGFASPFFAEFDLAARGVTLAVPEISYANPLPGRPAAIAYRDLKRTCDELDHGASWRHLLGPLVKNSDAVVDFLLGDKRSVPSSPITSARLGLRMLAQGSPAWGTLSGDDARALFTGVAAHAITPLPSLASAGAGMMLATLAHSVGWPIPVGGTQKITDALIADLRAHGGEVISGAEVTEPPDGVALFDTAPTALLRVYRDTIPSRYAKALHRYSFGAGAASKVDFVLSGDIPWSDPRLKDVPTFHLGGTREEMAHAESEVAAGRHPQFPMVLGSSPHVTDPGRIDEGGRRPFWTYAHVPAGSTVDATETVTAVVERFAPGFRDIVLGSRSVPAARMSDHNANYVGGDIAVGGANLVRALGGPTPRLNPWSTPIPKVYLCSSATPPGAGVHGMAGLFAARTMLRREFGIRELPTLSP
- the ilvC gene encoding ketol-acid reductoisomerase gives rise to the protein MFYDDDADLSIIQGRKVGVIGYGSQGHAHSLSLRDSGVQVRVGLKEGSKSRPKVEEQGLDVDTPAKVAEWADVIMLLAPDTAQAEIFANDIEPNLKDGDALFFGHGLNIHFNLIKPPANVTIAMVAPKGPGHLVRRQFVDGKGVPCLIAVDQDPTGEGQALALSYAKAIGGTRAGVIKTTFKDETETDLFGEQAVLCGGTEELVKAGFDVMVEAGYPPEMAYFEVLHELKLIVDLMYEGGIARMNYSVSDTAEFGGYLSGPRVIDAGTKERMREILRDIQDGTFVKKLVANVEGGNKQLEQLRKENAEHPIEVTGKKLRDLMSWVDRPITETA
- the ilvN gene encoding acetolactate synthase small subunit; the encoded protein is MANGSPKTHTLSVLVEDKPGVLARVAALFSRRGYNIESLAVGATEQKDLSRMTIVVSVEETPLEQITKQLNKLINVIKIVEQDEENSVSRELALIKVRADAGTRSQVIEAVNLFRANVIDVSPESLTVEATGNRGKLEALLRVLEPFGIREIAQSGMVSLSRGPRNIAATK